From a single Collibacillus ludicampi genomic region:
- a CDS encoding TerC family protein → MLTDWIIPLLNVILINVVLSGDNAVIIALASRNLPPHLQKRTILWGSVGAVVLRMLLCFVAIWLLKIPFLQLAGGLLLVWIAVKLMVSEEETEQIEGSSSLIGAVKTILVSDFIMSLDNVVAVTAAAKENIWLIGMGIGLSVPLIIWGSKIFSGVMKRFPVILYVGAAVIAWAAGEMIKEERMLHGIIEQWGAFSYAIPVTLTLVVLLYGWIHNRREQVHKRVRVDRHNVVS, encoded by the coding sequence ATGCTCACGGATTGGATTATACCGCTCTTGAACGTCATACTCATCAACGTCGTGTTGTCCGGGGACAATGCGGTGATCATTGCGCTTGCATCGCGCAACTTGCCGCCACATTTGCAGAAAAGGACGATTTTGTGGGGAAGCGTAGGTGCGGTCGTTTTACGAATGCTGCTCTGCTTCGTTGCCATCTGGCTGCTGAAGATACCGTTTCTCCAATTGGCGGGAGGACTTCTTCTTGTTTGGATCGCGGTGAAGCTCATGGTGTCCGAAGAGGAAACAGAACAGATCGAAGGATCATCGAGCTTGATCGGTGCCGTAAAGACGATTCTGGTTTCTGACTTTATTATGAGCCTTGATAATGTGGTAGCCGTTACCGCTGCAGCCAAAGAGAATATCTGGCTGATCGGCATGGGTATCGGTTTAAGCGTCCCTCTCATTATTTGGGGAAGTAAAATATTCTCCGGGGTGATGAAACGCTTTCCGGTGATCCTTTATGTGGGGGCCGCCGTGATTGCATGGGCGGCGGGTGAGATGATCAAGGAAGAACGTATGCTTCATGGCATCATCGAACAATGGGGAGCATTTTCTTATGCGATTCCCGTGACATTGACGCTAGTTGTTTTGCTATACGGATGGATACACAATCGGCGTGAACAAGTACATAAACGTGTGCGCGTTGACCGGCATAATGTCGTTTCCTAG
- a CDS encoding response regulator: protein MKLRFYIIEDDPAARRMLERILQESDVGTVIGQAADGAHVHFEDLEGADVILIDLLMPGRDGIETIRELKEQGFRGRFIMISQVENKDMVADAYQNGIDTFIHKPINRLEVLSVIRRVAEHVTLEHSLATIKRTLTLIDDHGTHSYEREKSIEQTAAPILSQLGIAGESGARDLLQIMQVLDTLSANKRVTSSTIPLKDLYVEVLLRTHGELDEARLQREVRAMEQRIRRTVLQALGHLASLGLTDYTNPIFEHYAPRLFDFQEVRQRMQEIEEGEKNTRCRIQIRKFLFALFEEVQTAKRGR from the coding sequence ATGAAGCTGCGATTTTATATCATTGAAGACGATCCTGCTGCACGCCGCATGTTAGAACGAATCTTGCAGGAAAGCGATGTAGGAACAGTCATTGGACAAGCGGCAGACGGTGCGCACGTACACTTTGAAGATCTTGAAGGAGCGGACGTGATACTCATCGATCTGCTGATGCCGGGGAGGGATGGGATCGAGACGATCCGTGAGTTAAAAGAACAGGGGTTTCGCGGACGTTTCATCATGATTTCTCAAGTGGAAAATAAAGACATGGTGGCAGATGCGTATCAGAATGGGATCGACACGTTTATCCATAAGCCGATCAATCGATTAGAGGTCCTTTCCGTCATTCGCAGGGTCGCCGAACATGTGACGCTTGAACATTCGTTAGCGACCATCAAGCGCACGTTGACACTAATCGATGATCACGGCACCCACTCATACGAACGGGAGAAGTCGATCGAACAGACGGCGGCTCCGATCCTTTCGCAACTTGGTATCGCCGGTGAATCCGGCGCGCGGGATCTTCTACAAATTATGCAGGTTTTAGACACCCTGTCCGCGAACAAGAGGGTTACAAGTTCAACCATCCCCTTGAAAGACTTGTATGTAGAAGTCTTGTTACGTACACACGGCGAACTTGACGAAGCGCGCCTACAAAGAGAAGTTCGCGCCATGGAACAGCGCATTCGCCGCACCGTGTTACAAGCGCTCGGTCACCTCGCTTCACTCGGATTGACCGATTACACCAACCCTATTTTTGAACATTACGCCCCGCGCTTGTTTGACTTTCAAGAGGTGAGACAGCGAATGCAAGAGATCGAAGAAGGAGAGAAAAACACCCGTTGCCGCATCCAAATCCGTAAGTTTCTCTTTGCTCTTTTCGAAGAGGTACAAACAGCAAAAAGGGGAAGGTGA
- a CDS encoding amino acid ABC transporter permease, with protein sequence MDFAGTYSLDNIIFLLKGFLVTIEVAVLAILGSFIIGTIVGILRYTKIPGLSQLLLILVEVIRNLPLILIIFFVYFALPEVKIKMEVVPAAIVALTIFESALISEIVRSGLHSINKGQIEAARASGLTYVQTLWYIILPQALKRMIPPLVSQFISLIKDTSLAVIIALPELMHNGQIVYGHNVKFVIPTLLFVAMLYFLLNYSLSVFALRLEKRLST encoded by the coding sequence ATGGATTTTGCCGGCACCTACTCGCTGGACAACATCATCTTCTTACTCAAAGGATTCCTCGTCACCATCGAAGTCGCCGTTCTTGCCATACTCGGATCATTCATCATCGGAACGATTGTCGGCATCCTGCGGTACACAAAGATACCCGGACTCTCCCAACTGCTTCTGATTCTTGTCGAAGTCATACGCAATCTACCTTTGATCTTGATTATCTTCTTCGTGTATTTCGCTTTGCCCGAAGTTAAGATCAAGATGGAAGTTGTGCCCGCCGCTATCGTTGCCTTGACGATCTTCGAATCGGCGTTGATTTCGGAAATCGTGCGCAGCGGTTTACATTCCATCAACAAAGGACAAATCGAAGCGGCGAGAGCCTCCGGTCTCACTTATGTACAGACCCTCTGGTATATCATTCTGCCGCAAGCGCTGAAACGAATGATTCCACCTTTGGTCAGCCAATTCATTTCTTTAATCAAGGACACGTCGCTCGCCGTCATCATCGCGCTTCCGGAGCTCATGCATAACGGACAGATCGTCTATGGTCATAATGTGAAATTTGTCATTCCCACATTGCTTTTCGTCGCGATGCTTTATTTTCTATTGAATTACTCCCTGTCGGTGTTCGCGCTTCGCCTGGAAAAGCGTCTGTCCACCTAA
- the trmB gene encoding tRNA (guanosine(46)-N7)-methyltransferase TrmB yields the protein MARIRGTQKALELLAQMTTWIVDEPERYRGQWRTSFFQNDHPLHIELGTGRGGFLLALAQREKETNFIGIERFAPVLAKAAKHAEETGAPNVAFLHEDVTRLPAFFSVGEVDRIYINFVDPWPKKRHAKRRLTHTNYLRLYKQILREGGSIVLKTDNEQLFEFSLNEFAENRFQLRGITFDLHHSEFAAGNVITEYERRFIEQGKQIYRCEAIWEG from the coding sequence ATGGCACGCATTCGCGGGACACAGAAAGCATTGGAACTACTTGCCCAAATGACCACATGGATCGTTGATGAACCGGAACGATATCGTGGTCAATGGAGAACATCCTTCTTCCAAAATGATCATCCACTTCATATCGAGCTGGGGACGGGGAGAGGCGGATTTTTGCTCGCTCTTGCACAGCGAGAGAAAGAGACCAATTTTATCGGTATCGAAAGATTCGCCCCCGTTCTGGCCAAGGCCGCCAAGCATGCGGAAGAAACGGGAGCACCGAATGTGGCTTTCTTACATGAGGATGTCACTCGTCTCCCCGCATTTTTTTCCGTTGGGGAAGTTGACCGCATCTATATCAATTTCGTAGATCCTTGGCCGAAGAAAAGACATGCCAAGCGGAGGCTGACACATACGAATTACCTTCGCTTATACAAGCAAATCTTGCGAGAAGGAGGATCCATCGTTTTAAAAACGGATAATGAACAACTCTTCGAGTTTTCTCTCAATGAGTTTGCGGAGAACCGTTTTCAACTTCGGGGAATTACCTTTGATTTGCATCATAGCGAATTTGCCGCCGGGAATGTTATCACAGAATACGAACGGCGTTTCATCGAGCAGGGAAAACAGATTTATCGTTGCGAGGCGATATGGGAAGGGTAG
- a CDS encoding sensor histidine kinase — protein MHNRISIVLLVALATTFLGELKMNPLGGDSFRFSLGTAAFFFGIIWFPSVPPLIIGLVVGWFIVLFRTTLDMFVLGSSWNQQFFLHLPAAAFYFIFAFVLTVTNIRARLDSPIQGGLIGAFGELAGNYGELLFRCVLGESYSLGWRSFLILALFALLRSFFVIGMYNMLMVRQLRAVGMEQQNRMERLLLINTNLYEEGIWLRKSMVHIEEITRDSYELYRRLIQQVKRGHLDKESANLALTVAQEVHEVKKDCQRILAGLSKIIRQEELTPRTPLSEIVSLVVRANSQYAEMLGKKIRFSSHVDLDLATNRVYGLLSILNNLVANSVEAIEREGHIAIETALINEHVEFLVCDDGPGIQEEDRNLIFQPGFTTKYDTQGNPSTGIGLSHVSHIVSTFAGHLLMERTDGRTMFRVRIPTANLLGKESEHEAAILYH, from the coding sequence ATGCACAATCGCATCTCGATCGTTCTCCTCGTTGCATTGGCTACCACGTTCCTGGGAGAACTGAAGATGAACCCGCTAGGCGGTGATTCGTTTCGCTTCTCCTTGGGTACGGCTGCCTTTTTTTTCGGAATCATTTGGTTTCCTTCTGTTCCTCCCCTTATTATCGGGCTTGTGGTTGGATGGTTCATCGTTCTCTTTCGCACAACGTTGGACATGTTCGTACTGGGGTCTTCATGGAATCAACAATTCTTTCTCCATCTGCCCGCGGCCGCATTCTACTTTATTTTTGCGTTCGTTTTGACAGTAACGAACATTCGCGCTCGTCTGGATTCCCCGATTCAAGGAGGGCTCATAGGGGCATTCGGCGAGCTGGCAGGCAACTATGGGGAATTGCTGTTTCGTTGCGTCTTGGGTGAGTCCTACTCTTTAGGATGGAGGTCTTTCCTCATCCTGGCTTTATTCGCGTTGCTTCGGTCTTTTTTCGTGATCGGTATGTACAATATGTTGATGGTGAGACAACTGCGTGCCGTGGGCATGGAACAGCAGAACCGCATGGAGCGGTTGCTCTTGATCAATACCAACCTGTATGAAGAAGGCATCTGGTTGCGAAAATCGATGGTTCACATTGAAGAGATCACCCGGGACAGTTACGAATTGTACCGTCGACTGATACAGCAGGTGAAACGGGGGCATCTGGACAAAGAGTCGGCAAATTTGGCCCTCACGGTGGCACAAGAGGTGCATGAAGTCAAAAAAGATTGCCAACGCATCTTGGCAGGCTTGTCAAAGATCATCCGCCAAGAAGAGCTCACACCGCGCACTCCTCTTTCCGAGATCGTTTCGCTGGTAGTCCGGGCCAACAGCCAGTATGCCGAGATGCTGGGGAAAAAGATCCGCTTTTCTTCCCATGTCGATCTCGACTTGGCGACAAACCGCGTCTACGGTTTGCTTTCGATTCTAAATAATCTGGTTGCCAATTCCGTGGAAGCGATTGAACGAGAAGGACATATCGCTATCGAAACGGCGTTGATCAATGAGCATGTCGAATTTCTTGTTTGCGACGACGGACCGGGTATTCAGGAAGAAGACCGAAATCTCATTTTCCAACCCGGATTTACGACCAAGTATGATACACAAGGAAATCCATCAACAGGGATCGGTCTCAGCCATGTCAGTCATATCGTTTCGACATTTGCCGGACATTTGCTTATGGAACGAACAGACGGCCGGACGATGTTTCGTGTACGCATCCCCACTGCGAATCTGTTAGGAAAGGAGAGTGAACATGAAGCTGCGATTTTATATCATTGA